Proteins from a genomic interval of Paenibacillus lentus:
- a CDS encoding sugar phosphate isomerase/epimerase family protein, with protein MKLGISSYSLYQAMHTGSMTIEDVIEWVAEIGASHIEIVPGLGFDFEANPELEEQIREKAAAAGLDISNYAIGANFVTDTEEQYEAEIARVISEVDRVHRLGAKLMRHDVASRPDTSIARFNEDLAKVAAACQRIADHAKQYNITTSVENHGYYVQASDRVQTLIHAVNRPNFKTTLDVGNFVCVDENPVSAVKNNLPYASMIHIKDFYIRPSYRNPGDGWFRSTGGDYLRGAIAGHGDLDLYEILRLIKASGYDGYMSIEYEGMEDCRQGTKIAFANVKRIWNEI; from the coding sequence ATGAAATTAGGAATCAGCTCTTACAGCTTATATCAAGCCATGCATACTGGCAGCATGACCATTGAAGACGTCATCGAATGGGTTGCTGAAATCGGCGCCAGCCATATCGAAATCGTCCCGGGACTCGGCTTTGATTTTGAGGCCAATCCGGAATTGGAGGAGCAAATCAGAGAAAAGGCCGCAGCAGCTGGTCTGGATATTTCCAACTATGCGATCGGCGCCAACTTCGTCACTGATACAGAGGAGCAATACGAGGCTGAAATCGCCCGGGTCATCAGCGAGGTTGACCGCGTTCATCGCTTAGGCGCCAAGCTGATGCGCCATGATGTCGCTTCCCGGCCGGATACTTCCATTGCCCGCTTCAATGAAGACCTGGCGAAGGTCGCCGCAGCGTGCCAGCGCATTGCCGACCATGCCAAGCAGTATAATATAACGACAAGCGTGGAGAATCACGGCTACTACGTGCAGGCCAGTGACCGGGTACAGACCCTTATCCATGCGGTGAATCGCCCGAACTTCAAAACCACGCTTGATGTCGGCAACTTCGTATGCGTAGACGAAAACCCGGTTTCCGCCGTGAAAAACAACCTGCCGTACGCATCCATGATTCATATCAAGGATTTTTACATCCGTCCATCGTATCGCAACCCGGGCGACGGCTGGTTCAGAAGCACAGGCGGCGATTACCTTCGCGGCGCTATCGCCGGGCACGGCGACCTCGATTTATACGAAATCCTGCGCTTGATCAAGGCATCCGGATACGACGGCTACATGTCCATCGAATACGAAGGCATGGAGGATTGCCGACAAGGCACGAAAATCGCCTTCGCCAACGTAAAACGCATTTGGAACGAGATCTGA
- a CDS encoding Gfo/Idh/MocA family protein, translated as MSELKIGLIGTGSISESHLQAYQANPKVQLVAVCDLNEDRVRNTAAKYNIPHVYTDYHELLAHPELQAISICTWNNSHAEISIAALRAGKNVLCEKPLCKTVDEALQMEQAVRETGKLLQVGYVRRHASNIAVLKKFIDAGDLGDIYYAKASLIRRLGNPGGWFADHERSGGGPLIDIGVHAIDLCWYLMGKPKVKSVSGNTYNKLGNRSNIQNYEFYQAADYDASLNTVEDMANALIRFENGASLMVDVSFSLHAKENSAQINIYGDKGGAEIEPVLSIVTERHDTIINIDPQISTPGFDFQGAFNREINHFVDSCLGLIDTNSPVEDGVEMIKILNAIYQSAAEGREIHF; from the coding sequence ATGAGTGAACTGAAAATTGGTCTTATCGGTACCGGATCGATCTCGGAATCCCATCTGCAAGCTTATCAAGCCAATCCAAAAGTACAACTGGTCGCTGTCTGTGATTTGAACGAGGACAGAGTACGTAATACCGCTGCAAAATACAACATTCCGCACGTATACACCGACTATCATGAGCTGCTTGCCCATCCAGAGCTACAAGCGATCAGCATTTGCACCTGGAATAATTCACATGCGGAAATCAGCATCGCCGCACTGCGAGCGGGTAAAAACGTCCTCTGCGAAAAACCGCTCTGCAAAACCGTGGATGAAGCGCTGCAAATGGAACAGGCCGTCCGCGAGACCGGCAAGCTGCTCCAGGTCGGCTATGTCCGGCGCCACGCCTCCAACATCGCCGTATTGAAGAAATTTATCGATGCGGGCGACCTTGGTGATATTTACTACGCCAAAGCCAGCCTCATTCGCCGCCTCGGCAATCCGGGCGGTTGGTTCGCAGACCACGAGCGTTCCGGCGGCGGCCCGCTGATAGACATCGGTGTTCATGCCATCGATCTCTGCTGGTACCTGATGGGCAAGCCCAAGGTAAAATCCGTCAGCGGCAACACGTATAACAAGCTCGGCAACCGTTCGAACATTCAAAACTATGAGTTCTACCAAGCCGCCGATTACGATGCATCGCTAAATACCGTCGAGGATATGGCCAATGCCCTGATCCGCTTTGAAAACGGTGCCTCCCTCATGGTCGATGTCAGCTTCTCGCTGCACGCCAAAGAGAACTCGGCGCAAATCAATATTTACGGCGACAAAGGCGGCGCCGAAATCGAGCCCGTATTGTCCATCGTCACGGAACGCCATGACACGATCATTAACATCGATCCACAAATCAGCACGCCGGGCTTTGACTTCCAAGGAGCCTTCAATCGCGAAATCAATCATTTTGTCGACAGCTGTCTCGGATTGATCGACACAAACAGCCCCGTAGAGGACGGCGTGGAAATGATCAAAATTTTGAACGCGATTTACCAGTCCGCCGCAGAAGGCCGCGAAATTCATTTCTAG
- a CDS encoding DMT family transporter yields the protein MAYVWLALAILFEVIGTTSMKMSEGFTRLWPSIGMAVFYMLSFSSLSMSLKSLNVGTAYAIWSGLGTVLIVIVGMFLFKEQMTWFKAICLMLIIAGVIGLNLAEATKDAAVASEITDVANSSQDK from the coding sequence ATGGCCTATGTATGGCTCGCGCTTGCGATTTTATTTGAAGTGATCGGCACAACCTCGATGAAAATGTCGGAGGGCTTCACCCGGTTATGGCCTTCTATTGGCATGGCCGTCTTCTATATGCTTAGCTTCTCTTCCTTGAGCATGTCGCTCAAAAGTCTGAATGTTGGCACGGCTTATGCCATTTGGTCAGGGCTAGGCACGGTGCTGATCGTCATCGTGGGCATGTTCCTGTTCAAGGAACAGATGACCTGGTTCAAAGCGATCTGTCTCATGCTGATTATCGCCGGTGTCATCGGATTGAATCTGGCAGAAGCCACAAAGGATGCTGCCGTGGCATCCGAAATAACGGATGTGGCTAACAGCTCTCAAGATAAATGA
- a CDS encoding TetR/AcrR family transcriptional regulator: MKESIIQAAVTEIGYRGLKFSIRDVTARLGMSTKTLYQHFSSKEALVSAIIQQSVQEMRAMERRIREDETLSLREKLRQSLAVLPVGLAFKDLRMLDELRTGYPKAWGYADEYMREGWDGIRQLIEEGVQSGEVKPFNFEIFMQMYIGSLYRLTEYVSVSRHDGLTLQEALGEIVDILLSGIIEERRME, from the coding sequence TTGAAAGAGTCCATCATTCAAGCGGCGGTAACCGAGATCGGCTATCGGGGGTTGAAATTTTCGATTCGGGACGTGACTGCACGCCTCGGCATGAGCACGAAGACGTTGTATCAGCATTTTTCATCCAAAGAAGCATTGGTTAGCGCGATTATTCAGCAATCCGTTCAGGAAATGCGGGCGATGGAGAGACGAATTCGGGAGGATGAGACGCTAAGTCTGCGGGAGAAACTTCGGCAGTCGCTTGCCGTTTTGCCCGTCGGCCTGGCCTTTAAGGATTTGCGAATGCTGGATGAGCTTCGTACCGGGTACCCGAAAGCATGGGGCTATGCGGACGAGTACATGCGCGAAGGCTGGGATGGAATTAGGCAGCTTATTGAGGAAGGCGTGCAGAGCGGTGAGGTCAAGCCGTTTAACTTCGAGATTTTCATGCAAATGTATATCGGTTCACTGTATCGACTCACTGAATACGTGTCGGTATCACGGCATGACGGTCTCACCCTTCAGGAAGCGCTGGGCGAAATCGTGGATATTTTGTTGAGTGGCATTATTGAGGAGAGAAGGATGGAGTAG
- a CDS encoding alpha-mannosidase has product MKKTRKAHIISHTHWDREWYLPYEKHHVRLVQLIDALLDKLDGDSEFRSFYLDGQTIILEDYLQVRPENQERLQRHITDGRLLIGPWYILQDAFLTSGEANVRNMQIGHQDAKRYGEVAKIGYFPDTFGLVGQTPQLMQQSGITNVFFGRGVKPTGFNNTVSDDGYESSFSELIWEGPDGSKVLGILFANWYSNGNEVPVEEAEARAFWDRKLADAEKYASTSELLFMNGCDHQPVQLDLPEAIETARKLYPDTEFIHSNFPDYLQAVEQALDNDSLSTVKGELRSQRTDGWGTLVNTASARVYLKQMNQEGQALLEKVAEPLASFAHVLGKEYPHHLFTYAWKTLMQNHPHDSICGCSVDEVHREMVTRFDKSRHVAESIIDDSKQAIASAVDTSVFASFGEDALPLVAMNTTGWKRTGTISVELDAARLYLREGFTLEETARRMKEVDLSGRVLMDDQGNVVDVTVEDLGLLFGYDLPDDQFRQPYMCRRVKLTFLAEDVPALGLRAYAWVRRSEAAASSAVAADSSSGAAASSVGSSLLHGERILENEWLQIEIADDGSFSLTDKVTGRVYRDLGVYEDTGDIGNEYMYKQPEGEVALTTKGLPACISVLEDTSYRASIEITHDWEIPVSADARLDEEQRALVYYPERKAQRSRETVSMKLRTVVSLERGGKGVHNETTIDNKAKDHRVRALFPTDLSASVHHADSMFEIPVRDNEPAPEWVNPSNTQHQQAFVDVSDNAGGAGLTVANLGLNEYEVLRDGRNTIAITLLRSVGELGDWGLFPTPEAQCLGEHTVQMKLIPHSGDGMITGAYAEAYQFQIPWTVCQTGVHNGVIAPTYAPFQWENTELAFSSLKMNEATGDLLLRWYNMSGKHTELTLISNIPSQYFYKTTILEEPQEPIAGNAAGGLSLLVQPSEIVTIGLRR; this is encoded by the coding sequence ATGAAAAAAACAAGAAAAGCGCACATCATTTCCCATACCCACTGGGATCGGGAATGGTATTTGCCTTATGAGAAGCACCATGTAAGGTTGGTGCAGCTTATCGATGCTTTGTTGGACAAGCTGGACGGAGATAGCGAGTTCCGCAGCTTCTATCTCGACGGACAGACGATTATCCTGGAAGACTATCTGCAGGTTCGGCCGGAAAATCAGGAGCGGCTGCAGCGGCATATTACCGATGGACGTCTGCTAATCGGCCCTTGGTATATTTTGCAGGATGCTTTTCTGACGAGCGGAGAAGCCAATGTACGGAACATGCAAATCGGACATCAGGATGCGAAGCGTTACGGAGAAGTAGCCAAAATCGGCTACTTCCCGGATACGTTCGGGTTGGTAGGGCAAACACCGCAACTTATGCAGCAGTCCGGGATTACGAATGTGTTCTTCGGACGCGGGGTGAAGCCGACCGGGTTCAATAATACGGTGTCGGATGACGGTTATGAGTCCTCGTTCTCAGAGCTGATTTGGGAAGGGCCGGACGGCTCCAAGGTGCTTGGCATTCTATTTGCGAACTGGTACTCGAATGGCAATGAAGTACCGGTCGAGGAAGCGGAGGCCAGGGCATTCTGGGATCGTAAGCTGGCGGATGCGGAGAAATACGCCTCCACGAGTGAGCTGCTGTTCATGAACGGCTGCGACCATCAGCCGGTACAGCTGGATTTGCCAGAGGCGATCGAAACGGCTCGGAAACTGTACCCGGATACGGAATTCATTCATTCGAATTTCCCGGATTACCTGCAGGCGGTGGAGCAGGCTCTAGATAACGACAGTTTATCGACCGTCAAAGGCGAACTGCGCAGTCAGCGTACGGACGGTTGGGGCACGCTGGTCAATACGGCGTCGGCCCGAGTTTACTTGAAGCAGATGAACCAGGAAGGACAGGCGCTGCTGGAAAAGGTCGCAGAACCGCTAGCTTCGTTCGCTCATGTACTAGGCAAAGAGTATCCGCATCACTTGTTCACCTACGCCTGGAAGACGCTGATGCAGAACCATCCGCACGACAGCATTTGCGGCTGCAGCGTAGATGAGGTGCATCGCGAAATGGTCACCCGCTTCGACAAGAGTCGCCATGTGGCCGAGTCGATCATCGACGACAGTAAGCAGGCGATCGCGTCTGCGGTGGATACTTCAGTGTTCGCCTCCTTTGGCGAGGATGCGCTGCCGCTTGTGGCGATGAATACAACGGGCTGGAAGCGTACAGGCACGATCAGTGTCGAGTTAGACGCGGCGCGCCTGTATTTGCGGGAAGGATTCACGCTGGAGGAGACGGCGCGTCGGATGAAGGAGGTGGACCTCTCCGGTCGCGTACTCATGGATGATCAAGGGAACGTAGTGGATGTGACGGTAGAGGACCTCGGACTTCTGTTCGGCTACGATCTGCCGGATGATCAGTTCCGTCAGCCGTATATGTGCCGCCGGGTGAAGCTGACGTTCCTGGCAGAGGATGTGCCTGCGCTCGGGCTGCGTGCATATGCATGGGTTCGCCGTTCCGAGGCTGCAGCTTCTAGTGCAGTTGCAGCCGATTCCAGTTCAGGTGCTGCAGCTTCCAGCGTCGGCTCCTCGCTGCTGCACGGCGAGCGTATCCTGGAGAATGAATGGCTGCAGATTGAAATTGCCGATGATGGCTCGTTCTCGTTGACAGACAAGGTAACGGGGCGTGTCTACCGCGATCTGGGCGTGTATGAGGATACCGGAGATATCGGGAACGAATATATGTACAAGCAGCCGGAGGGAGAAGTGGCCTTAACGACAAAAGGACTTCCAGCTTGTATTTCCGTACTGGAGGATACATCATATCGAGCGTCCATCGAGATTACGCATGATTGGGAGATTCCAGTATCGGCGGATGCCAGACTGGATGAGGAGCAGCGTGCGCTCGTGTATTATCCAGAGCGTAAGGCTCAGCGTAGTCGGGAGACGGTAAGCATGAAGCTTCGCACGGTTGTGAGCCTGGAGCGCGGCGGCAAAGGGGTTCATAACGAGACAACGATCGATAATAAGGCCAAAGATCACCGGGTACGGGCTTTGTTCCCGACAGATCTGTCCGCTTCCGTGCATCATGCCGATTCGATGTTCGAAATTCCGGTAAGAGATAACGAGCCGGCGCCGGAATGGGTTAACCCGAGCAACACCCAGCATCAGCAGGCGTTCGTAGATGTTAGCGACAATGCTGGCGGGGCAGGGTTGACTGTAGCTAACCTCGGCTTGAATGAATACGAGGTGCTGCGTGACGGTCGAAATACGATTGCGATCACGCTGCTGCGCAGTGTGGGCGAGCTTGGCGACTGGGGCTTGTTCCCGACGCCGGAAGCGCAATGTCTGGGAGAACATACGGTGCAGATGAAATTGATCCCGCATTCCGGAGACGGCATGATTACCGGAGCTTATGCGGAAGCCTACCAGTTCCAGATTCCATGGACGGTGTGCCAAACCGGGGTGCATAATGGCGTGATTGCGCCGACGTATGCCCCGTTCCAATGGGAGAATACGGAGCTTGCGTTCTCTTCGTTAAAAATGAATGAGGCAACGGGAGATCTGCTGCTGCGCTGGTACAATATGAGCGGTAAGCATACAGAGCTTACGTTGATATCCAATATTCCTTCGCAGTATTTCTATAAGACGACGATTTTGGAAGAACCGCAGGAGCCGATCGCCGGCAATGCCGCAGGAGGACTGTCCCTGCTGGTGCAGCCAAGCGAAATTGTGACCATTGGGCTTCGACGCTGA
- a CDS encoding helix-turn-helix transcriptional regulator yields the protein MTKYMDYMISSHPIRIFNPMVDASRRKVRSLSLVNAGHLPGRTLQRSQAKFNHWAFVMITGGSGYYQVNDGELQQVEAGSWFCLFPDAVFHYGPHEDGYWDEYYFTVDGSRVDEWLESWLPHPCLVKKAAFDDSLIHRMEMMFMLIDSGVPTNLDRAALMLESFLYDVVSQSDRREVNNRERFVLKVIEDLSQSLHTPQEPAQMAARHHISVSTLRRIVHDYTGYPLNEFLHRLKVAEARNILLNTELSVKEIGEALGYKDTFYFSRVFKRITGLSPRSYRNRGGQ from the coding sequence ATGACAAAATACATGGACTATATGATCAGTTCTCATCCGATTCGAATCTTTAATCCAATGGTGGATGCAAGTAGGCGGAAGGTTAGATCGCTGAGCCTGGTGAATGCTGGCCATTTGCCGGGAAGAACGCTGCAGCGCAGCCAGGCCAAATTCAACCATTGGGCTTTTGTGATGATCACGGGCGGCAGTGGCTATTATCAGGTTAATGATGGCGAGTTGCAGCAGGTTGAGGCGGGCAGCTGGTTTTGTCTTTTTCCCGATGCGGTATTTCATTATGGCCCTCATGAGGATGGTTATTGGGATGAGTACTACTTCACCGTAGATGGGAGCCGGGTGGACGAATGGCTGGAGTCCTGGCTGCCTCATCCATGTCTGGTAAAAAAGGCGGCCTTCGATGATTCGCTCATTCACCGCATGGAGATGATGTTCATGCTGATTGACAGCGGGGTACCGACCAACCTGGATCGGGCCGCGCTTATGCTGGAATCTTTTCTATATGATGTTGTATCGCAATCGGATCGCCGTGAGGTGAATAATCGGGAGAGATTCGTTCTGAAGGTAATTGAGGATCTGTCTCAGTCTTTGCATACGCCTCAGGAGCCTGCCCAAATGGCAGCGCGGCATCATATATCCGTGTCTACGCTCCGGCGAATCGTCCATGATTATACAGGCTATCCACTGAATGAGTTCCTTCACCGTCTGAAGGTGGCGGAGGCTAGAAATATTTTGCTCAACACGGAGCTGTCTGTGAAGGAAATCGGCGAGGCTCTAGGTTATAAAGATACGTTTTATTTCTCTCGGGTATTCAAAAGAATTACCGGACTCTCCCCAAGAAGCTACCGTAACCGGGGCGGCCAGTAG
- a CDS encoding sugar phosphate isomerase/epimerase family protein, with translation MTLNNKIGVIVDSFGIGVTEGLKKAKEVGAEGVQIYAVSGEMDPAALTPAKRKELRSYIEGLGLEISALCGDLAGHGFQDAEANPAKIEKSKRILDLAVELGTPVVTTHIGIVPDDKNGRIYESMQQACEELGVYAKSMNAYFAIETGPEPAAHLKSFLDTLSTNGVSVNFDPANMVMVTGDDPVEGVKLLKDYIVHTHVKDGRRLRPVDPRDVYGFLGYSAMDHEKIAEMASSGAAFEELPLGDGAVDFPAYFTALQEIGYKGYLTIEREVGDNPAEDIRKAVEFIRAYRG, from the coding sequence GTGACATTGAACAACAAAATCGGCGTCATTGTCGACAGCTTTGGGATCGGCGTCACAGAAGGACTGAAAAAAGCCAAAGAAGTTGGCGCAGAAGGGGTTCAAATCTACGCTGTATCCGGCGAGATGGATCCGGCGGCGCTTACGCCAGCCAAACGCAAAGAGCTGCGCAGCTATATTGAAGGGCTTGGTCTCGAAATATCCGCCCTTTGCGGCGATCTCGCCGGACACGGTTTCCAGGATGCCGAGGCCAATCCCGCGAAAATCGAAAAATCTAAGCGTATCCTCGACCTGGCTGTCGAGCTGGGCACCCCCGTTGTAACGACGCATATCGGCATCGTCCCGGATGATAAGAACGGGCGCATTTACGAGTCCATGCAGCAGGCCTGTGAAGAGCTTGGCGTGTACGCAAAGAGCATGAACGCTTATTTTGCCATTGAGACCGGGCCGGAACCAGCCGCACATTTAAAAAGCTTCCTGGATACGCTGAGCACGAACGGCGTTTCAGTCAACTTCGATCCCGCCAACATGGTGATGGTCACTGGCGATGATCCTGTAGAGGGTGTCAAACTGCTGAAGGACTATATCGTCCACACCCATGTCAAGGATGGGCGGCGGCTGCGCCCGGTTGATCCGAGAGATGTATACGGCTTCCTGGGATACAGTGCTATGGATCACGAGAAAATCGCCGAAATGGCCTCCTCTGGAGCGGCCTTTGAAGAGCTGCCGCTGGGAGATGGCGCAGTGGACTTCCCTGCCTATTTTACCGCGCTGCAGGAAATCGGCTACAAGGGATATTTGACCATTGAGCGCGAGGTCGGCGACAACCCGGCAGAGGATATCCGCAAGGCTGTGGAATTCATTCGCGCTTACCGTGGCTAG
- a CDS encoding glycoside hydrolase family 125 protein, with translation MEQFRLPKIPMPKLELPRAVQEVLQEAEEKLAHRPKLLKLFKNTFPNTLETTTKLMDDGTTFVITGDIPALWLRDSVEQVIHYVPLAKDDSDLQRIIGGLIKRHIQYIHIDPYANAFNESANDWHWNATDETEMSPWVWERKFEIDSLCFVVRLAYMYWKETGLTDIFDAGFKAAMHKIVDVFKTEQHHFEQSPYRFTRNNGIPEDSLRNNGLGMPVNYTGMIWSGFRSSDDACDFHYNIPGNMFAVVALRQMQEFAEWLFRDMDFLAELKELEFEVDHGIKLYGVYRHPEFGPIYAYETDGYGNYCLMDDAGTPGLMSIPYLGYVTADDEIYQNTRRFALSKENPFYFEGKAARGIGSPHTPKDYIWHMALSMQGITAQTKEEKLEMIAMLEATDADTGYMHEGFHADDPAIFTRSWFAWSNSLFSQLVYRAMKEGIL, from the coding sequence ATGGAACAATTCAGATTACCGAAAATTCCAATGCCGAAGCTGGAGCTGCCAAGGGCTGTGCAGGAGGTATTGCAGGAGGCCGAGGAGAAGCTGGCGCACCGTCCCAAGCTGCTGAAGCTGTTCAAGAATACTTTTCCGAACACGCTGGAGACGACAACGAAGCTGATGGATGATGGCACAACCTTCGTCATTACCGGCGATATTCCGGCCTTGTGGCTGCGCGACTCCGTGGAGCAGGTCATTCATTATGTGCCATTGGCCAAGGATGACTCTGATTTGCAGCGGATTATCGGCGGGCTGATCAAGCGCCACATTCAATACATTCATATCGATCCGTATGCTAATGCATTTAATGAGAGCGCCAATGACTGGCACTGGAATGCGACGGATGAGACGGAAATGTCGCCATGGGTATGGGAGCGGAAGTTCGAGATTGACTCGCTATGCTTCGTGGTACGGCTTGCTTATATGTACTGGAAGGAGACGGGGCTCACCGATATTTTCGATGCTGGATTCAAGGCGGCCATGCACAAAATTGTCGATGTGTTCAAAACGGAGCAGCACCACTTCGAACAGTCTCCTTACCGCTTCACCCGCAATAACGGGATACCGGAGGACTCCCTTCGCAACAATGGCTTGGGAATGCCGGTCAACTATACGGGGATGATCTGGTCGGGCTTCCGTTCCAGTGACGATGCTTGCGATTTCCACTACAACATTCCAGGCAATATGTTCGCGGTCGTCGCTTTGCGTCAGATGCAGGAGTTCGCGGAATGGTTGTTCCGGGATATGGATTTCCTGGCGGAGTTGAAGGAGCTGGAGTTCGAAGTCGATCATGGGATCAAGCTGTACGGTGTTTACCGCCATCCAGAGTTCGGGCCGATTTATGCCTACGAGACCGATGGTTACGGCAATTACTGCCTGATGGATGATGCGGGCACGCCGGGACTAATGTCGATTCCGTACCTTGGTTATGTGACGGCCGATGACGAAATTTATCAGAATACACGTCGTTTCGCGTTGAGTAAGGAGAATCCGTTCTACTTTGAAGGCAAGGCAGCGCGGGGAATCGGCAGCCCGCATACGCCGAAGGATTACATCTGGCATATGGCGCTGTCCATGCAGGGCATTACCGCTCAGACCAAGGAAGAGAAGCTGGAGATGATCGCCATGCTGGAGGCGACGGACGCCGATACAGGCTATATGCATGAAGGTTTTCATGCGGATGATCCTGCGATCTTTACGCGGAGCTGGTTCGCTTGGTCGAACAGCCTATTCTCCCAGCTTGTGTACCGTGCGATGAAGGAAGGTATTTTGTAA
- a CDS encoding glycoside hydrolase family 130 protein gives MSRIIGESLKNIPWQDKPAGLNAPVWRYSANPIIERNAIPNSNSVFNSAVVPFEGKFAGVFRCDSRSVSMDIFAGFSDDGINWTINHEPIVFEGDPEITKREYRYDPRVIKIEDRYYITWCNGYHGPTIGVGYTTDFKTFHQLENAFLPYNRNGVLFPRKIGDYYAMVSRPSDTGHTPFGDIFYSVSPDLTFWGKHRYVMGTVNGDESAWQSKKIGPGPVPIETDKGWLLIYHGVINTCNGFVYRIGCALLDLDEPWKVIARSRNYILGPEKLYECVGDVPNVTFPCAALTDADTGRIAIYYGCADTVTGLAFTTVDELLNYMEEYPL, from the coding sequence ATGAGCAGAATTATTGGAGAGTCCTTAAAAAATATTCCTTGGCAGGATAAGCCAGCTGGTTTGAACGCACCGGTCTGGCGTTATTCTGCAAACCCGATCATCGAGAGAAATGCGATACCGAATTCCAACAGTGTATTTAACTCCGCTGTTGTTCCGTTCGAGGGCAAGTTTGCTGGGGTGTTCCGCTGCGATTCCAGGTCTGTGAGCATGGATATTTTTGCGGGCTTCAGCGATGATGGCATCAACTGGACGATTAATCACGAGCCAATTGTGTTTGAAGGTGACCCTGAAATTACCAAACGGGAATACCGTTATGACCCTCGGGTAATTAAGATTGAAGATCGCTATTATATTACCTGGTGCAACGGCTACCATGGCCCAACGATTGGCGTAGGCTATACGACTGACTTCAAGACGTTCCATCAGCTGGAAAATGCCTTTTTGCCATATAACCGCAACGGGGTGCTGTTCCCCCGTAAAATCGGTGATTACTATGCTATGGTCAGCCGTCCGAGCGACACGGGGCATACGCCTTTTGGGGATATCTTTTACAGTGTCAGCCCGGATCTTACGTTCTGGGGAAAACATCGGTACGTGATGGGCACTGTCAACGGTGATGAATCCGCCTGGCAGTCCAAAAAAATCGGGCCTGGCCCGGTTCCGATCGAAACCGACAAGGGCTGGCTGCTGATTTACCATGGGGTAATCAATACTTGTAATGGATTTGTATACCGTATCGGTTGTGCGCTGCTTGATCTGGATGAGCCTTGGAAGGTGATCGCTAGATCGCGCAACTATATTCTTGGACCGGAAAAGCTGTACGAATGTGTAGGAGACGTGCCGAATGTAACCTTCCCATGCGCTGCTTTGACTGATGCGGACACCGGGCGCATTGCGATCTATTATGGCTGTGCCGACACGGTGACGGGGCTGGCTTTCACGACGGTGGATGAGCTGTTGAACTATATGGAGGAGTATCCACTATAA